One part of the Nymphaea colorata isolate Beijing-Zhang1983 unplaced genomic scaffold, ASM883128v2 scaffold0128, whole genome shotgun sequence genome encodes these proteins:
- the LOC116268125 gene encoding LOW QUALITY PROTEIN: uncharacterized protein LOC116268125 (The sequence of the model RefSeq protein was modified relative to this genomic sequence to represent the inferred CDS: deleted 4 bases in 2 codons; substituted 3 bases at 3 genomic stop codons) codes for MGERIQSTARPRLLITSPQLRIQTDGAVRRQWDLQGSQEDMQAQQLREERKKITILDFKPVRVIGKGAFGXVRLCKWNKSNDPVAVKKLKKSEMIFKNKVMQSREERNVLANSENNPWVVGLKCSFQDADNLYLVMEYLPGGDLMNLLMKKDIFTHEEAQFYTAQILMALDSVHRMKYIHRDLKPDNVLLDANGHIKLSDFGLCKHTEIKPKRLLDNIKKEEPINEREEKAEFGKDFHKRNRKLAYSAVGTPDYVAPEVQGKRSSQNMQGYTETVDWWSMGVILFEMLVGYPPFASETPRETWFKIQNWRKYLQIPSDAKVSPQAADLIRXFXKYRKLVADPRERLGINGVDEIKAHPFFAGIQWNKLRDRKSPYIP; via the exons ATGGGAGAAAGGATTCAGAGCACTGCTCGCCCACGATTGCTTATTACTTCCCCTCAGCTTCGAATTCAAACGGACGGAGCTGTGCGGCGCCAATGGGATCTGCAAGGTAGCCAAGAAGATATGCAG GCCCAGCAACtcagagaagaaaggaagaaaataaccATACTCGATTTCAAACCGGTACGGGTCATCGGCAAGGGCGCCTTCGGATAGGTCAGACTCTGCAAGTGGAATAAGTCCAATGACCCCGTCGCagtcaaaaaactaaaaaaaagcgAAATGATCTTCAAGAACAAAGTGATGCAGTCCCGCGAGGAAAGAAACGTACTCGCAAACTCAGAAAACAACCCCTGGGTCGTCGGCCTCAAATGCTCATTCCAAGATGCCGACAATCTCTACCTCGTCATGGAGTACCTCCCCGGTGGAGACCTCATGAACCTCCTCATGAAGAAGGATATCTTCACCCACGAAGAAGCGCAATTCTATACCGCACAGATCTTGATGGCCTTGGACTCCGTCCATAGGATGAAGTATATACACAGGGACCTAAAACCCGACAACGTTCTTCTCGATGCCAACGGACACATCAAATTGTCAGATTTCGGACTCTGCAAACACACAGAGATCAAACCCAAACGATTGCTGGACAATATCAAAAAAGAAGAACCGATCAATGAACGAGAAGAAAAGGCAGAATTCGGAAAAGACTTccataaaagaaatagaaaattgGCATACTCAGCAGTAGGGACGCCCGATTACGTTGCTCCCGAAGTCCAAGGCAAACGTAGCTCTCAAAATATGCAG GGATACACAGAAACCGTCGACTGGTGGTCCATGGGTGTCATTCTCTTCGAAATGCTCGTCGGGTATCCGCCCTTCGCCTCGGAAACACCCAGAGAGACCTGGTTCAAAATACAAAACTGGAGGAAGTATCTGCAAATACCCTCGGATGCCAAGGTCAGTCCTCAAGCTGCAGACCTCATTAGGTAGTTCTAAAAATAT AGAAAGCTAGTCGCGGATCCAAGAGAGCGTTTGGGCATCAACGGTGTCGACGAGATAAAAGCCCATCCCTTTTTCGCAGGCATCCAGTGGAACAAATTGCGTGACCGCAAATCCCCCTACATTCCGTAG